In Roseovarius indicus, one genomic interval encodes:
- a CDS encoding ATP-binding protein, with translation MSKLKPRERDEIVQALRAGVVPKLGLRHIQVGRVREIEELVKDMDRISDGGSAIRFIIGEYGSGKTFFMNLIRLVALEKGLVVMFADLAPDRRIHATGGQARGLYAEMARNLSTRTKPDGGALASVVERFVSQAHRDAEERDLPTGTVIRERLGHFEELTGGFEFAEVIRRYWEGHETGDDELKSAALRWLRGEFATRTDARKALGVRTIIDDASVYEHLKLMSAFVCEAGYKGLLVGLDEMVNLYKLTSSQARNANYEQILRILNDVLQGSAENLGFLMGGTPEFLMNTRRGLYSYEALQSRLAENTFARDGLVDLSGPVVRLASLTPEDLFVLLANVRRIMQDDAGALPDDALEAFMAHCSDRIGEAYFRTPRNTVTAFVNLLSVLEQNPGVEWSDLIEKTEVSEDLGEDLTEVDESTGAQDPGDDDLISFKL, from the coding sequence ATGTCTAAGTTGAAACCACGCGAACGCGATGAAATCGTACAAGCGCTTCGGGCCGGGGTCGTGCCCAAGCTTGGTTTGCGCCATATTCAGGTTGGCCGCGTCCGAGAGATTGAGGAGCTCGTCAAGGACATGGACCGGATATCCGATGGCGGATCGGCGATCCGGTTCATCATCGGGGAATACGGATCGGGCAAGACGTTCTTCATGAACCTGATCCGCCTCGTGGCTCTGGAGAAAGGTCTGGTCGTAATGTTCGCGGATCTGGCGCCAGATCGGCGCATTCACGCGACCGGCGGACAAGCTCGGGGGCTGTATGCCGAGATGGCCCGAAACCTCTCGACGCGGACAAAGCCCGATGGCGGGGCATTGGCCAGCGTGGTGGAACGGTTTGTCAGCCAGGCTCACCGAGATGCTGAAGAACGGGATTTGCCCACGGGGACCGTCATTCGTGAACGCCTTGGCCACTTTGAAGAACTTACCGGAGGGTTTGAGTTCGCCGAAGTCATCCGTCGATATTGGGAAGGCCATGAGACCGGCGACGACGAGTTGAAATCCGCAGCCCTGAGATGGCTGCGCGGCGAGTTCGCGACACGCACCGACGCGCGCAAGGCGCTTGGTGTGCGAACGATCATCGACGACGCCAGTGTCTATGAACATCTGAAGCTGATGTCGGCATTTGTGTGCGAGGCCGGGTATAAAGGATTGCTGGTCGGCCTCGACGAGATGGTGAACCTCTATAAGCTCACTTCGTCGCAGGCCCGCAATGCAAACTACGAACAGATCCTCCGGATCCTGAACGATGTGCTGCAGGGTAGCGCCGAGAACCTCGGATTCCTTATGGGTGGAACCCCGGAGTTTCTGATGAACACCCGTCGAGGGCTCTATAGCTACGAAGCCCTTCAATCGCGTTTGGCCGAGAACACCTTCGCGCGAGACGGATTGGTCGACCTTTCAGGACCGGTTGTCCGGCTGGCCAGCCTGACCCCTGAAGATCTCTTCGTTCTTCTGGCCAATGTGCGGCGGATCATGCAGGACGATGCCGGAGCTCTGCCGGACGACGCGCTCGAGGCCTTCATGGCGCATTGTTCGGACCGGATCGGTGAAGCTTACTTCCGCACCCCGCGCAATACGGTGACGGCCTTCGTGAACCTGCTTTCCGTGCTCGAGCAAAACCCCGGTGTCGAGTGGAGCGATCTGATCGAAAAAACCGAAGTCTCCGAAGACCTCGGCGAAGACCTGACTGAGGTCGACGAGTCGACTGGCGCCCAAGACCCCGGTGACGACGATCTGATCAGCTTCAAGCTCTGA
- a CDS encoding DEAD/DEAH box helicase has translation MSSAFDKLARPVQKWIRQKGWRQLRDIQARSIRTIYETNADLIVAASTAGGKTEAAFLPLISQVLDEASGGTGFDLLYIGPLKALITDQAMRLEGICQEAELPVVPWHGDVSQSIKTRALKSPKGILLITPESLEALFIRRGLEIARLFGATRAVVIDELHTVLDSERGVQLRSLLTRLELAIKRPIRRVGLSATLGDMDLAKAYLRPDAANAVQLIEADGGEAELKLQLRGYLSGDEDENSPSATDAISAHLFKHLRGSDNLVFAGARQRVEIYADRLRELCEREHLPQEFYPHHASLSREHRDFVERRLKDPAKPTTAVCTSTLELGIDIGDVTCVAQIGAPFSVAALRQRLGRSGRREGQPAILRQYAVEAKLTPESSFVDRLRLGLIRSIAMIDLLLEGWCEPPKPQALHLSTLIHQILSVIAQRGGASASVVYNVLCREGPFRKVTTEVFADVLRAIGHPETGLIEQAASGLLLLGPTGEKLVEHYSFYAVFQTPEEFRLVAEGRDLGTLPIDNVLAPGMLLIFSGRRWVVQEIHDREKVIVVKPAKAGVPPVFGGDTGDIHDKVIDRLFAVLEGDSSPLYMDTVSLMMLEEARAHYEQLGFRANNMHSIGEHTSVIATRVGTVKTSTLALAMRSKGFSVEQHDGFLIVEAGDETPDLRSALEDIRSGAPVDLFAGAGNLISEKFHQFLTIELLVRDAESSKLSTQALPDLVKTILQKGT, from the coding sequence ATGAGCAGTGCGTTCGACAAACTGGCGAGGCCTGTGCAGAAATGGATACGCCAGAAAGGATGGCGCCAACTTCGCGACATCCAGGCGCGATCCATCCGGACGATCTACGAGACCAACGCCGATTTGATCGTTGCGGCGTCCACGGCGGGCGGAAAGACCGAGGCGGCGTTCCTGCCGTTAATTTCACAGGTGCTTGACGAGGCGTCGGGCGGCACCGGTTTCGACCTGCTCTACATCGGTCCGCTGAAAGCCTTGATCACGGACCAGGCCATGCGGCTGGAGGGCATCTGCCAGGAAGCAGAGCTTCCAGTTGTTCCCTGGCACGGGGATGTCTCGCAATCGATCAAGACGCGCGCGTTGAAATCTCCAAAAGGGATCCTTCTGATAACCCCAGAGTCCCTTGAGGCGCTTTTCATTCGTCGCGGTTTGGAAATTGCACGCCTGTTTGGGGCCACGCGGGCGGTCGTGATCGACGAGCTGCACACGGTTCTTGATAGCGAACGCGGGGTCCAGCTTCGTTCACTGCTCACGAGGCTCGAGCTCGCGATAAAGCGCCCAATACGTCGGGTAGGTCTGTCAGCTACTCTGGGCGACATGGACCTCGCCAAGGCTTATCTTCGCCCTGACGCCGCAAACGCTGTCCAGCTGATCGAAGCAGATGGCGGCGAGGCTGAATTGAAGCTTCAGCTTCGCGGTTACCTTTCCGGCGATGAAGATGAAAACAGCCCATCCGCAACGGACGCGATATCAGCCCATCTGTTCAAGCATCTTCGAGGCAGCGATAACCTGGTCTTCGCCGGAGCGCGCCAACGGGTCGAGATTTACGCAGATCGGTTGCGGGAGCTTTGCGAACGGGAGCACCTGCCACAGGAATTCTATCCCCACCACGCGAGCCTCTCCCGAGAACACCGTGACTTCGTTGAGCGGCGCTTGAAGGACCCTGCGAAACCGACGACAGCCGTTTGCACGTCGACGCTTGAGCTGGGAATCGACATCGGTGACGTGACCTGTGTGGCTCAAATCGGTGCGCCATTCAGCGTCGCGGCGTTGCGACAACGGCTTGGCCGATCAGGCCGCCGTGAAGGACAGCCGGCCATTCTCAGGCAGTACGCTGTCGAAGCCAAGTTGACGCCGGAGAGCAGTTTCGTGGATCGTCTTCGCCTCGGCCTGATCAGGTCCATCGCGATGATAGACCTGCTGCTGGAAGGCTGGTGCGAACCTCCAAAACCCCAAGCGCTTCATCTCTCGACGCTCATTCATCAGATACTGTCAGTCATAGCGCAGCGCGGCGGTGCGTCTGCAAGCGTGGTCTACAATGTGCTCTGCCGCGAAGGCCCCTTTCGGAAGGTCACAACCGAAGTATTCGCAGATGTTTTGCGTGCGATCGGTCATCCTGAAACCGGCTTGATCGAACAGGCCGCAAGTGGGCTGTTACTCTTGGGACCGACAGGCGAAAAGCTGGTCGAGCATTACAGCTTCTATGCGGTGTTCCAGACGCCTGAGGAATTCCGGTTGGTCGCAGAGGGGCGGGATCTTGGAACCTTGCCAATCGACAATGTTCTTGCTCCTGGGATGCTATTAATATTCTCCGGGCGACGTTGGGTTGTTCAAGAAATCCATGATCGTGAAAAGGTCATCGTCGTCAAGCCCGCGAAGGCTGGTGTGCCTCCAGTCTTCGGCGGCGATACAGGGGACATTCATGACAAGGTAATTGACCGACTGTTCGCCGTGCTCGAGGGGGATTCCAGCCCACTTTACATGGACACAGTCTCTTTGATGATGCTCGAGGAAGCGCGTGCTCACTATGAACAGCTGGGGTTTAGGGCCAATAACATGCACAGCATTGGCGAGCATACATCAGTCATTGCGACGCGGGTCGGGACGGTGAAGACATCAACCCTCGCGCTAGCAATGAGAAGCAAGGGGTTTTCGGTCGAACAGCATGACGGGTTTCTGATCGTAGAGGCCGGGGACGAAACGCCCGATCTTCGATCGGCGCTGGAAGATATTCGATCTGGCGCACCCGTCGATTTGTTCGCAGGCGCAGGCAATCTGATATCAGAGAAGTTCCATCAATTTCTTACTATCGAACTTTTGGTTCGGGACGCTGAATCCTCAAAGCTTTCGACACAAGCACTTCCCGATTTGGTCAAAACTATTCTTCAAAAAGGAACTTAA
- a CDS encoding PD-(D/E)XK nuclease family protein, translated as MSTMCRSTLIVYGRHAMREARLVAARSGQHGLQIMSFEQAAVRLAGGFARAIDEESLRAAIQTVLPETPMGELEDIKMLPGMIGAAADTLHKAWRAGIDLASRSADHPRLEAIARLEAAVLTELPGGMMRPVDIVAAAISRITHAPAIFGSMEIVGLTELSPCWRPLLKALAEHIPMQWTSGPRPVPAWLKESGVAVARGDAEEPAIRSVSAATAYHEAVETLRWVRSLLASGVSPADIAIATASPADYDDHFLALRADANIDLHFVHGVPAVTTRDGQAAAALADIVVRGLSQSRLRRLAALCRASAPLASLPDGWMRILPSDAPLSTQSAWNQLLARLAPDDWPDGMDHAPVLRAAVDLLAKGPDAVQEIGEAFLMGRALSIWRKALLAGPAGAIDSTLESLKQDDGLEASVSVAWMPASALAASPRRFARLIGLNSSRWPRGIAEDRLIPDHIIPTGELDPLPVNLADRRDFDTILATTGSDVVLSRARRDSDGRLLGRSPVFATYDEDAYLRRNAVPAHAFSETDRLMARPQEFAADPQALSARSCWRDWRMADVTAHDGLVRSDHPLVLAILERTQSASSLKTLLRSPLNFLWRYALGWKSPQGSVEPLVLDALQTGDLIHLVLDCALRNLEATGGLALADVAAIQAAVDEAAGAVAAEWETERPVPPAVIWGRTLGDARAVAGQALAYGNDHLPGSRSFGEVPFGGSEPKSEAALPWDASVPVIIPDTGFHIAGYIDRLDIADDGSRALVRDYKTGKPPKGDIRVNGGRELQRCLYAFAVKALLGDHIAISASLLYPREPLDLQLDEPDIVLAEIKAYLRAARTALASGAALPGPDTGGDYDDLAFALPANAGATYCKRKQAASTERLSEVAPIWEAE; from the coding sequence ATGTCCACAATGTGCCGGTCCACGCTTATTGTCTATGGACGACACGCAATGCGGGAGGCCCGCCTTGTGGCAGCCCGCAGCGGTCAACATGGCCTCCAGATCATGTCATTCGAACAAGCCGCGGTGCGGCTCGCGGGCGGTTTCGCCCGCGCAATCGACGAAGAAAGCCTGCGCGCGGCGATCCAGACGGTCCTCCCTGAAACACCGATGGGCGAACTGGAAGATATCAAGATGCTGCCGGGCATGATCGGCGCGGCCGCCGACACACTGCACAAGGCGTGGCGGGCCGGTATCGATCTTGCCTCCCGGTCAGCTGATCATCCAAGACTTGAAGCCATCGCTCGCCTGGAGGCCGCTGTTCTCACCGAACTTCCGGGCGGAATGATGCGTCCGGTCGATATTGTCGCCGCAGCCATCAGCCGGATCACCCATGCGCCCGCCATATTCGGCTCGATGGAAATCGTCGGACTGACCGAACTGTCTCCCTGCTGGCGGCCTCTGCTGAAGGCGCTCGCCGAGCACATCCCCATGCAATGGACGTCAGGTCCTCGCCCTGTCCCGGCATGGCTCAAGGAAAGCGGCGTTGCTGTCGCTCGAGGCGACGCTGAGGAGCCGGCCATTCGATCCGTCAGCGCCGCGACCGCTTACCATGAGGCAGTCGAGACACTGCGTTGGGTTCGGTCGCTGCTCGCGTCGGGCGTATCGCCCGCCGACATTGCAATCGCCACCGCGTCGCCAGCCGACTACGACGATCACTTTCTCGCGTTGCGCGCCGATGCCAATATCGATTTGCATTTCGTTCATGGCGTCCCGGCCGTCACCACACGTGACGGACAAGCGGCAGCGGCACTCGCCGACATCGTCGTGCGCGGGCTTTCGCAGTCGCGCTTGCGCCGTCTCGCCGCCCTGTGCCGCGCTTCTGCACCTCTGGCTTCCCTTCCCGATGGCTGGATGCGCATCCTTCCAAGCGATGCACCCCTGTCAACGCAGTCCGCCTGGAACCAACTGCTGGCGCGCCTCGCACCGGACGACTGGCCTGACGGCATGGATCACGCCCCAGTGCTGCGTGCTGCGGTCGATCTGCTGGCAAAAGGACCGGACGCGGTACAGGAGATCGGCGAAGCCTTCCTTATGGGCCGGGCATTGTCCATCTGGCGCAAAGCCCTTCTGGCAGGGCCCGCCGGCGCGATCGACAGCACGCTGGAATCACTGAAACAGGATGACGGGCTCGAGGCCTCCGTCTCCGTGGCCTGGATGCCGGCCAGCGCCCTCGCCGCGTCGCCGCGACGCTTCGCTCGGCTGATCGGTCTCAATTCCTCCCGCTGGCCACGCGGGATCGCCGAAGACCGGCTGATCCCGGACCACATCATTCCAACGGGCGAGCTCGACCCGCTTCCCGTCAATCTGGCAGATCGCCGTGACTTTGATACAATCCTCGCCACCACGGGCAGCGACGTCGTCCTCTCCCGCGCCCGACGCGACAGCGACGGCAGACTGCTGGGTCGCAGCCCCGTCTTCGCCACCTATGACGAGGATGCCTATCTGCGGCGCAACGCCGTTCCCGCCCATGCCTTCAGTGAAACCGACCGGCTGATGGCGCGGCCGCAGGAATTCGCCGCCGATCCCCAGGCATTGAGTGCGCGTTCCTGCTGGCGCGATTGGCGCATGGCCGATGTGACAGCTCATGATGGCCTGGTCAGGTCCGATCATCCCTTGGTTCTCGCGATCCTCGAGCGGACCCAATCGGCGAGCTCGCTCAAAACACTGCTGCGCAGTCCCCTCAATTTCCTCTGGCGCTACGCTCTCGGTTGGAAATCCCCGCAAGGCAGCGTCGAGCCGCTCGTGCTTGACGCCCTGCAAACCGGCGACCTCATCCATCTGGTGCTCGACTGCGCCCTGCGAAACCTCGAAGCGACGGGCGGCCTGGCGTTGGCAGACGTGGCTGCCATTCAGGCTGCGGTAGACGAAGCCGCTGGTGCCGTGGCTGCCGAGTGGGAAACCGAGCGGCCCGTTCCGCCCGCTGTTATCTGGGGCCGCACGCTTGGGGACGCGCGCGCTGTTGCCGGACAGGCGCTTGCCTATGGCAATGATCATTTGCCGGGCAGCCGATCCTTTGGCGAAGTCCCGTTCGGCGGGTCCGAGCCCAAGTCGGAGGCGGCATTGCCCTGGGACGCCAGTGTGCCGGTGATCATCCCCGACACCGGATTTCACATTGCCGGCTATATCGACCGGCTCGACATCGCTGATGACGGCAGCCGGGCACTCGTGCGCGACTACAAGACCGGCAAGCCGCCCAAAGGCGACATACGAGTGAACGGCGGCCGAGAGCTTCAGCGTTGCCTTTATGCCTTCGCCGTCAAGGCGCTCCTGGGCGACCACATCGCGATTAGCGCCTCGCTGCTCTATCCGCGTGAACCGCTTGATCTCCAGCTCGACGAGCCGGACATCGTCCTGGCGGAAATCAAGGCATATCTGCGGGCGGCGAGAACCGCATTGGCCAGCGGCGCGGCACTGCCCGGGCCGGATACCGGAGGCGACTACGACGATCTCGCCTTTGCCCTGCCGGCAAACGCAGGCGCCACCTACTGCAAACGCAAACAAGCCGCCTCGACCGAGCGGCTCAGCGAGGTCGCGCCGATCTGGGAGGCGGAATGA